The Henckelia pumila isolate YLH828 chromosome 2, ASM3356847v2, whole genome shotgun sequence genome includes a window with the following:
- the LOC140882086 gene encoding uncharacterized protein isoform X2: MSMEDEAAGQPPLNVETEVTETTLDGSYEWPVVHYEVPPYRTYHFFQQFRSSPSPSNANNFLKGVKWSPDGSCFLTCADDNTLHVFTLPYDDSGNPVNTSASVTDADSYAANVVITEGESVYDYCWYPYMSASNPDLCVYATTTRDHPIHLWDANSGQLRCTYRAYDAMDEITAAFSIGFNPDGTKIYAGYNKTIRIFEVHRPGRDFDQHSTVLGNKEGQSGIISSIAFSPAYSGMLAAGSYSQTTAIYREDNMELLYVLHGQEGGVTHVQFSKDGNYLYTGGRKDPYVMCWDIRKTVDAVYKLYRSTESTNQKIQFDIEPLGRYLGTGGQDGLVHIYDLQTGQWVSSFQAASDTISGFSFHPILPMAATASGHRRFGALDVDDSQENMTRTGDENCVSVWSFFSSMGDSIVDGDSG, translated from the exons ATGTCGATGGAAGATGAAGCAGCGGGGCAGCCGCCTCTCAATGTGGAGACCGAAGTAACCGAAACAACATTGGACGGCTCATATGAGTGGCCAGTGGTTCATTACGAAGTCCCTCCTTACAGAACCTACCATTTCTTCCAGCAGTTCAGAAGCTCGCCCTCGCCTTCAAATGCGAACAACTTTCTCAAGGGTGTTAAATG GTCGCCGGAtggttcttgctttctaactTGTGCTGACGACAATACTCTCCATGTTTTCACTCT GCCTTATGATGACAGTGGCAATCCTGTAAACACTTCAGCTTCAGTTACTGATGCGG ATTCATACGCAGCCAACGTTGTTATAACTGAGGGAGAATCAGTCTATGACTATTGCTGGTACCCTTACATGAGTGCCTCGA ATCCAGATTTATGTGTATACGCAACCACTACTCGAGATCATCCTATTCATCTTTGGGATGCTAATTCTGGACAG TTACGTTGCACGTATCGTGCCTATGATGCTATGGATGAGATTACCGCAGCCTTTTCGATTGGCTTTAACCCTGATGGAACTAA GATATATGCGGGATATAACAAAACTATCAGAATATTTGAGGTCCATAGGCCTGGTAGAGATTTTGATCAGCATTCAACGGTTCTTGGAAACAAAGAAGGGCAGTCAG GCATTATATCATCAATTGCCTTTTCTCCTGCTTACTCTGGAATGCTAGCTGCTGGTTCCTACAGTCAAACTACGGCTATATATAGAGAAGATAATATGGAATTACTCTATGTGCTGCATGGACAAGAAGGGGGGGTTACTCAT GTTCAGTTTTCAAAAGATGGCAACTATCTGTATACCGGGGGAAGAAAG GATCCTTATGTGATGTGTTGGGACATCCGCAAAACTGTTGATGCCGTATACAA GCTTTATAGATCAACTGAAAGTACCAATCAAAAGATTCAATTTGATATAGAGCCTCTTGGTCGATATCTTGGAACTGGCGGTCAG GATGGTCTTGTGCATATATACGATCTTCAGACTGGGCAGTGGGTATCGAGCTTTCAAGCCGCATCAG ACACAATAAGCGGCTTCTCTTTCCACCCCATTCTTCCGATGGCGGCTACAGCATCAGGACATAGGCGATTTGGAGCTCTGGACGTTGATGATTCTCAAGAAAATATGACTCGGACTG GTGATGAAAACTGTGTTTCCGTATGGAGCTTCTTCTCTTCAATGGGAGATAGTATTGTTGATGGTGATTCTGGATAA
- the LOC140882086 gene encoding uncharacterized protein isoform X3, with protein MSMEDEAAGQPPLNVETEVTETTLDGSYEWPVVHYEVPPYRTYHFFQQFRSSPSPSNANNFLKGVKWSPDGSCFLTCADDNTLHVFTLPYDDNGNPVNTSATATDADSYAANVVITEGESVYDYCWYPYMSASNPDLCVYATTTRDHPIHLWDANSGQLRCTYRAYDAMDEITAAFSIGFNPDGTKIYAGYNKTIRIFEVHRPGRDFDQHSTVLGNKEGQSGIISSIAFSPAYSGMLAAGSYSQTTAIYREDNMELLYVLHGQEGGVTHVQFSKDGNYLYTGGRKDPYVMCWDIRKTVDAVYKSTESTNQKIQFDIEPLGRYLGTGGQDGLVHIYDLQTGQWVSSFQAASDTISGFSFHPILPMAATASGHRRFGALDVDDSQENMTRTGDENCVSVWSFFSSMGDSIVDGDSG; from the exons ATGTCGATGGAAGATGAAGCAGCGGGGCAGCCGCCTCTCAATGTGGAGACCGAAGTAACCGAAACAACATTGGACGGCTCATATGAGTGGCCAGTGGTTCATTACGAAGTCCCTCCTTACAGAACCTACCATTTCTTCCAGCAGTTCAGAAGCTCGCCCTCGCCTTCAAATGCGAACAACTTTCTCAAGGGTGTTAAATG GTCGCCGGAtggttcttgctttctaactTGTGCTGACGACAATACTCTCCATGTTTTCACTCT GCCTTACGATGACAATGGCAATCCTGTAAATACTTCAGCTACGGCTACTGATGCGG ATTCATACGCAGCCAACGTTGTTATAACTGAGGGAGAATCAGTCTATGACTATTGCTGGTACCCTTACATGAGTGCCTCGA ATCCAGATTTATGTGTATACGCAACCACTACTCGAGATCATCCTATTCATCTTTGGGATGCTAATTCTGGACAG TTACGTTGCACGTATCGTGCCTATGATGCTATGGATGAGATTACCGCAGCCTTTTCGATTGGCTTTAACCCTGATGGAACTAA GATATATGCGGGATATAACAAAACTATCAGAATATTTGAGGTCCATAGGCCTGGTAGAGATTTTGATCAGCATTCAACGGTTCTTGGAAACAAAGAAGGGCAGTCAG GCATTATATCATCAATTGCCTTTTCTCCTGCTTACTCTGGAATGCTAGCTGCTGGTTCCTACAGTCAAACTACGGCTATATATAGAGAAGATAATATGGAATTACTCTATGTGCTGCATGGACAAGAAGGGGGGGTTACTCAT GTTCAGTTTTCAAAAGATGGCAACTATCTGTATACCGGGGGAAGAAAG GATCCTTATGTGATGTGTTGGGACATCCGCAAAACTGTTGATGCCGTATACAA ATCAACTGAAAGTACCAATCAAAAGATTCAATTTGATATAGAGCCTCTTGGTCGATATCTTGGAACTGGCGGTCAG GATGGTCTTGTGCATATATACGATCTTCAGACTGGGCAGTGGGTATCGAGCTTTCAAGCCGCATCAG ACACAATAAGCGGCTTCTCTTTCCACCCCATTCTTCCGATGGCGGCTACAGCATCAGGACATAGGCGATTTGGAGCTCTGGACGTTGATGATTCTCAAGAAAATATGACTCGGACTG GTGATGAAAACTGTGTTTCCGTATGGAGCTTCTTCTCTTCAATGGGAGATAGTATTGTTGATGGTGATTCTGGATAA
- the LOC140882086 gene encoding uncharacterized protein isoform X1, with translation MSMEDEAAGQPPLNVETEVTETTLDGSYEWPVVHYEVPPYRTYHFFQQFRSSPSPSNANNFLKGVKWSPDGSCFLTCADDNTLHVFTLPYDDNGNPVNTSATATDADSYAANVVITEGESVYDYCWYPYMSASNPDLCVYATTTRDHPIHLWDANSGQLRCTYRAYDAMDEITAAFSIGFNPDGTKIYAGYNKTIRIFEVHRPGRDFDQHSTVLGNKEGQSGIISSIAFSPAYSGMLAAGSYSQTTAIYREDNMELLYVLHGQEGGVTHVQFSKDGNYLYTGGRKDPYVMCWDIRKTVDAVYKLYRSTESTNQKIQFDIEPLGRYLGTGGQDGLVHIYDLQTGQWVSSFQAASDTISGFSFHPILPMAATASGHRRFGALDVDDSQENMTRTGDENCVSVWSFFSSMGDSIVDGDSG, from the exons ATGTCGATGGAAGATGAAGCAGCGGGGCAGCCGCCTCTCAATGTGGAGACCGAAGTAACCGAAACAACATTGGACGGCTCATATGAGTGGCCAGTGGTTCATTACGAAGTCCCTCCTTACAGAACCTACCATTTCTTCCAGCAGTTCAGAAGCTCGCCCTCGCCTTCAAATGCGAACAACTTTCTCAAGGGTGTTAAATG GTCGCCGGAtggttcttgctttctaactTGTGCTGACGACAATACTCTCCATGTTTTCACTCT GCCTTACGATGACAATGGCAATCCTGTAAATACTTCAGCTACGGCTACTGATGCGG ATTCATACGCAGCCAACGTTGTTATAACTGAGGGAGAATCAGTCTATGACTATTGCTGGTACCCTTACATGAGTGCCTCGA ATCCAGATTTATGTGTATACGCAACCACTACTCGAGATCATCCTATTCATCTTTGGGATGCTAATTCTGGACAG TTACGTTGCACGTATCGTGCCTATGATGCTATGGATGAGATTACCGCAGCCTTTTCGATTGGCTTTAACCCTGATGGAACTAA GATATATGCGGGATATAACAAAACTATCAGAATATTTGAGGTCCATAGGCCTGGTAGAGATTTTGATCAGCATTCAACGGTTCTTGGAAACAAAGAAGGGCAGTCAG GCATTATATCATCAATTGCCTTTTCTCCTGCTTACTCTGGAATGCTAGCTGCTGGTTCCTACAGTCAAACTACGGCTATATATAGAGAAGATAATATGGAATTACTCTATGTGCTGCATGGACAAGAAGGGGGGGTTACTCAT GTTCAGTTTTCAAAAGATGGCAACTATCTGTATACCGGGGGAAGAAAG GATCCTTATGTGATGTGTTGGGACATCCGCAAAACTGTTGATGCCGTATACAA GCTTTATAGATCAACTGAAAGTACCAATCAAAAGATTCAATTTGATATAGAGCCTCTTGGTCGATATCTTGGAACTGGCGGTCAG GATGGTCTTGTGCATATATACGATCTTCAGACTGGGCAGTGGGTATCGAGCTTTCAAGCCGCATCAG ACACAATAAGCGGCTTCTCTTTCCACCCCATTCTTCCGATGGCGGCTACAGCATCAGGACATAGGCGATTTGGAGCTCTGGACGTTGATGATTCTCAAGAAAATATGACTCGGACTG GTGATGAAAACTGTGTTTCCGTATGGAGCTTCTTCTCTTCAATGGGAGATAGTATTGTTGATGGTGATTCTGGATAA